Genomic DNA from Mesorhizobium sp. 131-2-1:
GCGTCAATGTGGTTAGCCCCGGCTATACGCTGACGCCGATGAACAAGCGGCCGGAAGTGGCCGAGCAGATAAAGATCTTCAAGCGCGACACGCCGATGGGTCGCATGGCAACGCCGGAAGAAATGGTCGGGCCGACCGTGTTCCTGGCGGCGCGCGCGTCGAGTTTCGTCACCGGCATCGACCTCATCGTCGATGGCGGCTTCGTCTGCTGGTAGGAGAAGAAATGCAGAAGCGTTTTGAGGAAAAGACGGCAGTCGTCACGGGCGCCAGCGGCGGCATCGGCGCGGCCATGGCAAAGCGCTTCGCAGCGGAAGGCGCCGCGGTGGTCGTCAGCGCCATCGACCCGCGCGTCGACGAAGTCGCCGCCAGCCTCAAGGCATCGGGCGCGAAGGTCGCCGCGATGCGGATGGACGTGACGAAGAAGGACGAGGTCGCGGCACTCTACGACCTCGCCGAAAAGGAATTCGGCCGCGTCGACATTTCCGTGCAAAACGCCGGCGTCATCACCATCGCGAAGATCGAGGCGATGACGGAAGCCGAATGGGACAAGGTGATGGCGGTGAACACCAAGGGCGTGTTCCTGTGCTGCCAGGAGGCGATCGGGCGCATGCGCAAACACGGCGAAGGCGGCCGGCTGATCAACACGGCGTCGGGCCAGGCACGGCAGGGTTTCATCTATACGCCGCACTACGCGGCCTCGAAGTTCGGCGTCGTCGGCATAACCCAGAGCCTCGCCAAGGAAGTGGCCAAGGAGAAGATCACCGTCAACGCCATCTGTCCGGGCATCATCGACACCGACATGTGGGCCTACAACGACAGCGCCTGGGGCAAGCTGCTCGGCGACTACAAGCCCGGCGAGCTGATGGCCGAATGGGTGAAGAACATCCCGATGGGCCGCGCCGGCAGCGGCGAGGACGTCTCCGGTCTGGTGAGTTTCCTCGCCAGCAACGACGCCGCCTACATCACCGGCCAGACGATCAATGTCGACGGCGGCCTGATCATGTCGTGAGGCCGTCAGATTGCGCCCTGCTCAGTGAGTTTGTGCGTTGCACGACATGAACCTTGGTATATATAATTTCATCCTATGAAACGGCTTCGGCGCGCCAATGGGCTCGCGAACCGATAATCGGGGTGATGAGCCATCGATGGCGTACATGTCTGAGAACGTCGCAACCGCGGCGATCGATCCGCAGGTGGCTGCTTCGGCAGTCACTCACCTGATCTCATGACCCGGCCCCGTCCCGCACAGCATCTTCGTCAGATTTGCCATCAACCTGTCGCGCCGATTTCATCGACGATTGCGATATGGCGCCGACGCGCTTGCGCAGCGACCGGCTTTTCCAACACAATCATAAAAAGACCAGAAGAAGGGAACGACCGATAATCTTCACCAGAGCTTGACAGGAGAACAAGCATGTCACTTCGGAGCATGATTTCGACAGTATCAATGGGAGCCCTGACGCTTGCCTTGGCAAGCGCACTGACACCGGCGGCGCAAGCGGCCGTGCCTGAATCCAGCGACCCGATCAAGATCGCGCTGTTCGACTGGACCAGCGTCAACCTCAACGCCAAGATCCTCGGCGGCATCCTCGAAAAGCTCGGCTACACGGTCGAATACCCGACCGCAGATTACCTCTCCAGCCTGACCACCGGCCTCACCAATGGCGACCTCGATGTCGGCTTGGAATACTGGGACACGACGGCCGGCGAAGCCATGAAGGCCTCCGACGCCACCGAGCAGACGGAACGGCTGGGCAAGCTCGGCCCCAAGGCCAAGGAGGAATGGTGGTTCCCGGAATACATGAAGGAAAAATGCCCCGGCCTGCCCAACTGGGAAGCTCTGAAGGACCCGAAATGCGCCGAGGCCTTCTCGACGGCCGAGACAACGCCGAAGGGCCGCTATCTCGGCGGTCCGGTGACCTGGGAAGGCTTTGACGACGAACGCGTCGAGGCGCTGAAACTGCCCTTCACCGTCATCCATGCCGGCACCGACGCGGCGATGTTCGCCGAGCTGGACTCCGCCTACCAGCGCAAGGCGCCGATCATGCTGTGGATCTATTCGCCGCACTGGGCGCCGGCCAAATACAAGGGCGAGTGGGTGCAATTCCCCGAATACACGCCGGAGTGCTACACCGACCCGAAGTGGGGCACCAACCCGGACGCCAAATATGACTGCGGCAAGCCACATGGCGAGATCTGGAAATATGCCTGGGGCGGCATGCAGGAGAAGTGGCCGGTCGCCTACAAGGTGGCCAAGGCCTATACGATCGACACCGACGAGCTCAACAAGATGAGCGGCGACATCGACCTCAACGGCAAGACGCCGGAAGAGGTCGCCGCCGCCTGGATCGCCGCCCACGAAGCCGACTGGAAAGCCTGGGCGCAGTGATCGTTCCGGCTGGAAATAGCAAGACCCGGCCGGCCATGGCCGGGTCTCTACTCCCTATTCCAGAAGGACGCGTGCATGAGCGAAGCGACTGAACCGCAGGCAGCCGGCGCGCCAAAGGAGACGCGGCCGATCAAGCTCGCCTGCCGCAATGTCTGGAAACTGTTCGGCGCCAATGCCGAGAGCTTCATCCGCGAGCGCAACGGCAAAGCCAGTCCTGCCGACATGGCCGCGGTCGGGTTGGTTGGCGCGGTGCGCGCCGTCGATCTCGAAATCCGCCAGGGCGAGATTTTCATCATCATGGGGCTGTCCGGCTCCGGCAAGTCGACGCTGGTGCGCTGCATGTCGCGGCTGGTCGAGCCGAGCCACGGCAAGGTCGAATTCGAAGGCAAGGACCTGCTCAAGATCTCCGATGCGGCGCTGATCGAGCTGAGGCGCCACCGCATGGGCATGGTGTTCCAGAATTTCGCGCTCTTGCCGCATCTCAACGTGCTCGACAACATCGCCTTTCCGCTCAGCATCCAGGGGCAGGACCGGGCAACACGCGAGGCGCGCGCCCGCGAGGTGATCGAGCTTGTCGGCCTGCGTGGCCGCGAGCATTTCTATCCACGCGAGCTTTCGGGCGGCCAGCAGCAGCGCGTCGGCATCGCCCGCAGCCTCGCCACCAAGCCGGAGATCTGGTTCCTCGACGAGCCGTTCTCGGCGCTCGATCCGCTGATCCGACGCGAGATGCAGGATGAGCTGACGCGGCTGCAGACGATGCTGCACAAGACCATCGTCTTCATCACCCATGATTTCGACGAGGCAATAAGGCTGGCCGACCGCATCGCCATCATGAAGGATGGCGAGGTCATCCAGACCGGCACGCCGGAGGAACTGGTGGTCAATCCGGCAACCGACTATGTCGCCGAATTCACCCGCGACGTCGACCGCGCCAAGGTGATCTCGGCAAGGAGCCTAATGCGCGCCTGCGGCGGCGCCGAGCATGGCGGCACGGTTTCGCCCGAAGCCAAGATCGCCAGCTTCTCTGCCAGCATCGTCGCCGCCGGCAAGCCCTTCGCGGTGGTCAACGGCAGCGGCAAGCCGATCGGCGAGGTGACGCCGCAAGCGGTGATCGATCTGCTGGCCGGCATCGAGCGCAGCGGGGCTGGCGCATGACGGTGACGGCCAGCGCCAGTGAATCCAGGCCGCCGGTCCAGCGATGGCTGATGATCTGGGCCCTGGCGCTTCTCGCGGTGCTGGTTGTCTTCCTGCTGCAGGACAGCGTGCCGTGGGCGGTCAATTATCCGGCCGATGCCGTCGTGCCGGTCGCCGACTGGATCGGCGCGCTGATGAGCTGGATAAAGTCCAACCTGTCCTGGCTGACGCGCTCGATCACCGCCGTGCTCGGCGTGCCGCTCGACTTCGCGCTCGATCTTCTGGCCAAGAACTTCAAGATCGGCCACGGTCCGGACGCCTTCACCCTGCCGCGCCTGTCCTGGGTCGGCGTCTGCGCGGTGGCGTTCCTCGCCGGCCGCTCGGCCGGCGGCTGGAAGTTGGGCGTGCTGGTCGGCGGCTGCTTTGCCTATGTCGCGCTATTCGGCCAATGGACCAGCGCGATGCTGACGCTGGCGCTGATCTCGATCGCGGTGCCGTTCTGCATCGTCACCGGGCTGTTCGTCGGCATCTGGGCCTGGCGGAAGCCCTGGGCCGAGAGGCTCGTCGTCTCCCCTGCCCTCGATTTGATGCAGACCATTCCGACCTTCGCCTATCTGATCCCGATGCTGCTCCTGTTCGGCAACAGCCCGGTGTCGGCCATGATCGCCACCGCCATCTTCGCCACGCCGCCGATGGTCAGGGCAACCACGCTCGGCCTGCAGCGCGTGCCGTCCGAGATCGACGAATTCAGCGAGATGGCCGGCTGCACGGCCAGGCAGAAGCTGTGGCGAGTGCTTCTGCCTTCGGCGCGGCCGACGCTGATGGTCGGCGTCAACCAGGTGATCATGCTGGCGCTCAACATGGTGATCATCGCCTCGATGATCGGCGCCGGCGGCCTCGGCTACGACGTGCTCCTGGCACTTAGAGCCCTGAAGGTCGGCGAAGCGATGGAGGCCGGCCTCGCCATCGTGGCTCTGGCTATCGCGCTCGACCGGCTGAGCCAGGCGATCGCCCACAACCATGCGATGGGCCAGACGCATCAGGCGGCGAGCCCGATCTTCTGGCGGCGCTATCCCAACCTGACGCTGGCGGTTCTCATCCTTGCCGCCACCACGCTCCTCAGCCTGTTCGTGCCGGCCTTCGCGGCGGTGCCGAAGGCGATGACGCTGACCACTGCGCCGCTTTGGAAGGCGGCGGTGAACTGGGTGACGATCAATTTCTTCGACACGATCGAGGCCTTCCGCGTAGCGCTGATCCTCAATGTGCTCAATCCGGTGCGGGCCTTTTGCGAAGGCTTTCCGTGGCTTGGCGCGGTGTTCCTGCTAGGCCTTGCCGGCTACCAGCTCGGTGGCTTGCGGCTTGCCGCGCTGGTGGCGGGGCTGACCGGCTTCTGCGCCGTCACCGGGCTTTGGGAAAAGACCATGGCAACGGTCTATCTCTGCGGCATCTCGGCCTTCATCTCATGCCTGATCGGCATTCCAATAGGTCTTGCCGCCGCGCGCAGCGACCGTTTCGAGAAGATCGTCACGCCGATCATCGACACGCTGCAGGTGTTGCCGTCCTTCTGCTTCATCATTCCGGTAGTGATGCTGTTCCGCGTCGGCGACGTCACCGCGATGATCGCAACGATCGCCTTCGCCGTGGTGCCGGCGATACGCTACACCAACCACGGCATCCGCCAGGTGCCGCCGGCGCTGATCGAGGCGGCGAAGGTCTCCGGCTGCACGCCGCGCCAGACCTTCTTCCGCGTACAGCTGCCGCTGGCGCTGCCCGAGATCATGCTCGGCGTCAACCAGACCATCCTGATGGCGCTGGCGATGATCATCATCTGCGCCATGGTCGGCACGCGCGATCTCGGCCAGGAAGTGTTCATCGCGCTGTCCAAGGCCGATTCCGGCCGCGGCATCGTGGCGGGCCTGGCGATTGCCTTCATCGGCATCGTCGCCGATCGGCTGTTCAATGCCTGGACAGCGAAGGCCAGGGCGAGGCTGGGCTAAAGCCCAAACCGCCGAAACCACCCAAAGGAGAGAGAATATGACCAGCCGGATAGCCAGCTGCGCCTGCGGCCAATTGCAGATCCGCTGCCCGCAGGAGCCCGACATCATTTCGCTTTGCCATTGCCTGGACTGTCAGCGGCGGACCGGCAGCCCGTTTGGTATCGCGGCCTTCTTCGATGCCGCCGCGACCGAGGTCACCGGATCGTCACGGACATTCCAGCGCAACTCCGACAGCGGATTTCCGATCGCGTTCCACTTCTGCGAGACGTGCGGCTCGACGGTGTTCTGGTATCCCTCGCGCGTGCCGGCGGCGGTCGCCGTTGCCGTCGGCTGTTTTGCCGACCCGTCCTTCCCGGCGCCGACGCGGGCCGTCTACGACAAGCGCCGGCACGGCTGGGTCGCCGTGCCTGCCTGATGGCAAACGCACCGAGACGTGAACGCGCTACTCCGCCGCGACGCCTTTCACCTCCAGATAGCTCTCCATGGAATCGTCCAGCGCCTGCAGCCAGGGCGTATGGTGCAGCGGCGCCATGGTGCCGGTCATCAGCGAGCGGTAGGCGTGGTCGCGGAAGCTCATGATGTCCTCCACCTTGTGGTGCTCCCACTCCATGAAGGTGTGATTGACCGCCTCGACATCGAAGCCCGGATAGTCTGTCTGGTCCATCAGTTCCTTGGTGTAGTCGCCCTGGAACCAGATCATCTGTTCGGCGTCTTCCAGCGTCTCCTCGCGCGCGCGCCACTTGGCGCTATGCTCGGCCATCGCCTCGGCGGAAGGCAGCTTGATGCGGCCCATGATGACGTCGCGCGCGTACCAGGCCTGCGCGTCGAACATGTTGAAGGTGTAGAACTGGTCCTGCATGCCGATGTAGAACAGCTTCGGATTCTTCTCCCAGACGACGCCCTCATAAAGATCGAGCGGCCACATGCGGTTGGCGGTCTTGAGCTTGAGGTCGTCGGTGAGGAAGGGGAAGGAATGCAGGTAGCCGGTGCACAGGATGATGGCGTCGACCTCCTTGGTGGTGCCATCCTTGAAATGCGCGGTCTTGCCGACGACCTTCTGCAGCAGCGGCACTTCCTTCCAGTTCTCCGGCCATTTGAAGCCCATCGGCTTGGAGCGGTAGCTGGAGGTGATCGATTTGGCGCCGTATTTGTAGCATTGCGAACCAATGTCCTCGGCCGAGTAGGAACGGCCGATGATCAATATGTCCTTGCCCTTGAACTCCATGGCATCGCGGAAATCGTGGCTGTGCAGGATGCGGCCGTTGAAGGTCGAGAAGCCTTCGAAATAGGGCACGTTGGGCACCGAGAAATGGCCGGAGGCGACGACGACATTGTCGAACTCTTCCGAGTAGGTGACATCGTTGCTGCGGTCATGCGCGGTAACGGTGAATTTCTTCGTCGCGTCGGAATAGGTGACCATGCGCACCGGCGTGTTGAAGCGCACCCATTTGCGCACGCCTGACTTTTCGACGCGGCCCTTGATGTAGTCCCAGAGCACGGCGCGCGGCGGATAGGAAGCGATCGGCCGGCCGAAATGCTCCTCGAACGTGTAGTCGGCGAATTCGAGGCATTCCTTCGGCCCGTTCGACCAGAGATAGCGGTACATCGAGCCATGCACGGGGTCGCCATGCTCGTCGAGCCCGGTACGCCAGGTGTAGTTCCACAGCCCGCCCCAGTCGGACTGCTTCTCGAAGCAGACGACTTCCGGAATCTCGGCGCCCTTGTCGGCGGCCGATTTGAAGGCTCGAAGCTGAGCCAAACCCGAGGGTCCAGCTCCAATGACGGCAACGCGACTGTTCATGGCGGGTCTCCCGTTCTCATTTCCCTAGCGAAACAAATTTCACTGTCAGTGACAGTAATTGGCCCTCTTGTGCTGTCAATAACCAACTGCGTGAACGGTGTTGGCGTGCAGCGGATTTCACCCGGAAAACCGGCGATGGACAAGTTGGCGAGGAATGACCCTGCGACATAAGATGGCTTGCCGTCGCGGTTGCCCTCTTGTATCGCCGCCGAATATGTTCACCATGAGTGAAATTCTCGCAGAATCTGGGGGCGACATGGCGAAGAAGACTTCCGATCTCAAGCACGCTGCCGGCGCCGCCAAGGACAAGCCCTCGCCGAAGGGGGTGTCGGCCGACGGGCGCACGATCCGCACGCTGCTGACCCAGAACCCGCACGCCATTCGCGACACGCGCGAGAAGGTGCTGGAAGTGGCGATCGGGCGCGAGGTGCGGGCGTTCCGCAAGAAGCTCGGCATCACCGTCGCTGACCTGGCGGTCGCCACCGACATTTCGCTCGGCATGCTGTCGAAGATCGAGAACGGCATCACCTCGCCGTCGCTAACGACGCTGCAGGCGCTGTCGCGCGCGCTCGGCGTTCCTGTCACCGCCTTCTTCCGCCGCTTCGAGGAGGAGCATAGCGCCGTCTTCGTCAAGGCCGGCGAAGGCCTCGATGTCGAGCGCCGCGGCACGCGCGCCGGCCACCAGTACAATCTGCTCGGCCATATCGGCTCCAACACCAGCGGCGTCGTCGTCGAGCCCTATCTGATCACGCTGACCGAGGATTCGGACGTCTTCCCGACCTTCCAGCACGCAGGCATGGAGTTCCTCTACATGCTGGAGGGCGAGGTGGTGTACCGGCACGGCAGCAATCTCTATCCGATGAAGCCCGGCGACAGCCTGTTCTTCGACGCCGACGCACCGCACGGACCGGAACAGCTGACGCGGCTGCCGATGCGCTATCTGTCGATCATCTGCTATCCGCAGAGCAGCGCTGGGTGAGGTGTACCGACATTCGGGTGAGGCCGGCCTGCAAATGCCGGCTTCCTGCGCTTCCGGTGCTCACGTACGAAAGTACGCTCCGCTCCGGTTCTCGCATGCCACCATTTTCGACTCGGCCTGACCTGAAATCTCGAGACACCTCAGTCCGGCCCGAAACCCGGGCTGGTCGGGCTGCCGTCGTCAAGCTTCGACAGCCACTCGACCAGCGTCGGGCGATAGCGGGTCAGGCCCTTGTAGGTGGCGAGTTCTTCGGGCAGGTCGCGGATGACGCGGTGCAGGCGCCTTGCCCATTTGGGTTGCGTGACCAACTCATCCATCTTGATCAGGTAGCAGCGGATCGGGAAAACGATGCCGTTCGAGCGCGGCAGCCGCCAGAAGCTCTGCAATTCGACGCGCAGATGTACCTTGTCGCCGACATTCTCCGGCGTCACCGTCGCGCGGTCGGGACCCCATTTGTGGTAGTTCTCCGGGCTGGTGTCGAGGCGCGGATTGATGGTCATCGTCCAGTTCAGGCGCCGCGCCGGCTTGCCCTGCTGGATGTTGGTGAGGAACTTCAGCGCGCGGATGAAAATCCC
This window encodes:
- a CDS encoding SDR family oxidoreductase, which translates into the protein MQKRFEEKTAVVTGASGGIGAAMAKRFAAEGAAVVVSAIDPRVDEVAASLKASGAKVAAMRMDVTKKDEVAALYDLAEKEFGRVDISVQNAGVITIAKIEAMTEAEWDKVMAVNTKGVFLCCQEAIGRMRKHGEGGRLINTASGQARQGFIYTPHYAASKFGVVGITQSLAKEVAKEKITVNAICPGIIDTDMWAYNDSAWGKLLGDYKPGELMAEWVKNIPMGRAGSGEDVSGLVSFLASNDAAYITGQTINVDGGLIMS
- a CDS encoding ABC transporter substrate-binding protein, producing the protein MSLRSMISTVSMGALTLALASALTPAAQAAVPESSDPIKIALFDWTSVNLNAKILGGILEKLGYTVEYPTADYLSSLTTGLTNGDLDVGLEYWDTTAGEAMKASDATEQTERLGKLGPKAKEEWWFPEYMKEKCPGLPNWEALKDPKCAEAFSTAETTPKGRYLGGPVTWEGFDDERVEALKLPFTVIHAGTDAAMFAELDSAYQRKAPIMLWIYSPHWAPAKYKGEWVQFPEYTPECYTDPKWGTNPDAKYDCGKPHGEIWKYAWGGMQEKWPVAYKVAKAYTIDTDELNKMSGDIDLNGKTPEEVAAAWIAAHEADWKAWAQ
- a CDS encoding NAD(P)-binding domain-containing protein; translation: MNSRVAVIGAGPSGLAQLRAFKSAADKGAEIPEVVCFEKQSDWGGLWNYTWRTGLDEHGDPVHGSMYRYLWSNGPKECLEFADYTFEEHFGRPIASYPPRAVLWDYIKGRVEKSGVRKWVRFNTPVRMVTYSDATKKFTVTAHDRSNDVTYSEEFDNVVVASGHFSVPNVPYFEGFSTFNGRILHSHDFRDAMEFKGKDILIIGRSYSAEDIGSQCYKYGAKSITSSYRSKPMGFKWPENWKEVPLLQKVVGKTAHFKDGTTKEVDAIILCTGYLHSFPFLTDDLKLKTANRMWPLDLYEGVVWEKNPKLFYIGMQDQFYTFNMFDAQAWYARDVIMGRIKLPSAEAMAEHSAKWRAREETLEDAEQMIWFQGDYTKELMDQTDYPGFDVEAVNHTFMEWEHHKVEDIMSFRDHAYRSLMTGTMAPLHHTPWLQALDDSMESYLEVKGVAAE
- a CDS encoding ABC transporter permease; protein product: MTVTASASESRPPVQRWLMIWALALLAVLVVFLLQDSVPWAVNYPADAVVPVADWIGALMSWIKSNLSWLTRSITAVLGVPLDFALDLLAKNFKIGHGPDAFTLPRLSWVGVCAVAFLAGRSAGGWKLGVLVGGCFAYVALFGQWTSAMLTLALISIAVPFCIVTGLFVGIWAWRKPWAERLVVSPALDLMQTIPTFAYLIPMLLLFGNSPVSAMIATAIFATPPMVRATTLGLQRVPSEIDEFSEMAGCTARQKLWRVLLPSARPTLMVGVNQVIMLALNMVIIASMIGAGGLGYDVLLALRALKVGEAMEAGLAIVALAIALDRLSQAIAHNHAMGQTHQAASPIFWRRYPNLTLAVLILAATTLLSLFVPAFAAVPKAMTLTTAPLWKAAVNWVTINFFDTIEAFRVALILNVLNPVRAFCEGFPWLGAVFLLGLAGYQLGGLRLAALVAGLTGFCAVTGLWEKTMATVYLCGISAFISCLIGIPIGLAAARSDRFEKIVTPIIDTLQVLPSFCFIIPVVMLFRVGDVTAMIATIAFAVVPAIRYTNHGIRQVPPALIEAAKVSGCTPRQTFFRVQLPLALPEIMLGVNQTILMALAMIIICAMVGTRDLGQEVFIALSKADSGRGIVAGLAIAFIGIVADRLFNAWTAKARARLG
- a CDS encoding quaternary amine ABC transporter ATP-binding protein, with protein sequence MSEATEPQAAGAPKETRPIKLACRNVWKLFGANAESFIRERNGKASPADMAAVGLVGAVRAVDLEIRQGEIFIIMGLSGSGKSTLVRCMSRLVEPSHGKVEFEGKDLLKISDAALIELRRHRMGMVFQNFALLPHLNVLDNIAFPLSIQGQDRATREARAREVIELVGLRGREHFYPRELSGGQQQRVGIARSLATKPEIWFLDEPFSALDPLIRREMQDELTRLQTMLHKTIVFITHDFDEAIRLADRIAIMKDGEVIQTGTPEELVVNPATDYVAEFTRDVDRAKVISARSLMRACGGAEHGGTVSPEAKIASFSASIVAAGKPFAVVNGSGKPIGEVTPQAVIDLLAGIERSGAGA
- a CDS encoding helix-turn-helix domain-containing protein, with protein sequence MAKKTSDLKHAAGAAKDKPSPKGVSADGRTIRTLLTQNPHAIRDTREKVLEVAIGREVRAFRKKLGITVADLAVATDISLGMLSKIENGITSPSLTTLQALSRALGVPVTAFFRRFEEEHSAVFVKAGEGLDVERRGTRAGHQYNLLGHIGSNTSGVVVEPYLITLTEDSDVFPTFQHAGMEFLYMLEGEVVYRHGSNLYPMKPGDSLFFDADAPHGPEQLTRLPMRYLSIICYPQSSAG
- a CDS encoding GFA family protein; protein product: MTSRIASCACGQLQIRCPQEPDIISLCHCLDCQRRTGSPFGIAAFFDAAATEVTGSSRTFQRNSDSGFPIAFHFCETCGSTVFWYPSRVPAAVAVAVGCFADPSFPAPTRAVYDKRRHGWVAVPA